The genomic region GCCGACACCTATCAGATGGACGCGGCCGACCTGCGGGACCTGGCGCTGCCGAACACCTTCGAGCAGGCACTCACCGCGTTCGAAACCGACGGCCTCGCCCAAAGCTGCTTCGGCAAGGAGTTCCACCGAACCTATGTCGACTACATGACGCGCGAATGTCACGAGTACGGGTCCGTGGTCACGGACTGGGAGACCCGTAAGTACATGCAGAGGGTGTAGCGATGACCAACACCAACGTGCAGATCGCCATGCTCACAACGGAATCAGATGCTCGGCGACGGGTGGCCAACGCGCTGGCCGTCGAGCGGATGCTCAGCGCGGATCCATACCTGGTCGACGTCGCACCAGCGCGCGATGTCGTGCCGGGCATGACCGACGCAACGATCTTGACGTCGGGTGCACCGCTGCGGTGGGAGGAGTACACCGGTGGGCAACGCAGATCCGTCCTGAACGCGGCGGTCTACGAGGGCCTCGCAGATTCGGTGCAGGACGCGGAAACAGCAATCGTCGCCGGGCAGATCACGGTTCGCAGCACCCAACAACATCGGTGTATCGGATCGGTCGCCGGAATCTACACGGCGTCCATGCCGGTCCTCGTTGTCGAGGAGCGAACCTTCGGCGGCACGTCGTTCTGCAATCTGTACGAAGGGCAGAGCCGGTACAAGCTGAACTACGGTGCCTACGACGACGAGGTGCGGGCTGGTCTGCGGTGGCTGGAAGACGTGATGGGCCCGGTGCTCTCCGATGCACTTAAGCTCACCGGGCCGATCCCGCTCAAACCGATGATGGCCCGCGCACTGCGACTCGGCGATGAACTGCACAGCCGAAACACGGCGGGCACGTTGCTCTTCGAGCGCGAGTTGACGTCGGCCTTCGCGGAGCTGCGCGGAACGTCGAACGCCGACGCGGTGGCGCAGGTCGTGCAGTTCTTCCGCGACAACGACTACACGTTCCTCCGGATGAGTATGGCCGCCGCCAAGGCAATGGCCGACGCCGCACACGGAGTGGCCGCCAGCAGCTTGGTCACGGGGATGGTGATCAATTGCCAGTCGTTTGCGATCAGGCTCAGCGGAATGGGCGATCAGTGGTTCACCGGTGCTCATCCTCAGCTCGACGGCCGCTTTTTCGATGACTTCGGCCCCGGCGACGCTGAGTGGATCGGCGGCGAGAGCTGCTTCACCGAAGTCGTCGGCCTAGGGGGTTTCGCGCAGGCCGCTGCCCCAGCCCTGCAGGCATACCAGGGAGGTTCATACGAGCGAATGCGTGACAACAACTGCGCGATGTATGAGATCGCGGTGGCCGAACACCCCGATTTCCTGATCCCGGCGCTCGACTTCCGCGGTAGCCCAGTCGGTATCGATGTCGTCGAAGTCCTGAGGCGCGGCCGCACGCCCATGATCGACGGCGGGCTCGCCGGCCGTGGCGGTGGGCAGATCGGCGCTGGACTGCTCATTCCGGACCTGGAGGCCTTTCAGAGCGCCTTCGACTCCTATTGCGCACGTTATGACTGCACATCCGACTCGGCGGCGTCTTCGGACTCCACGGGTGACCAGGAGGGCCCGCGATGACCAGACCAGATTCCGCCACCGAGCCGATGGACCCCGGACGGGCCGGCCAACCGGGGAGAAGGGGCATGGGCCCCCTGGAGTTGGCCTTCTTTGTGGTTGCCGCGGCGGGTCCGCTACTGGTGGTGGCGGGATACACCCCGGTCGCCTTCAGTGTCGGCGGTGTCGGAGCACCTGGTGCCCAACTCATCGCCAGCCTGATCCTGTTGTTCTTCGCAGTCGGGTTGACCCGGATGGCACTGCGGATCCCCAACGCCGGGGCCTTCTACGCCTACATCGGTCAGGCGTTCGGCCGCCCGGCGGGAGGCGGGGCAGCGCTGCTGGCGCTGGTGGCCTACTCGACGATTGCGATCGCCGAGGTGGCTGTGGTCGGCGTTTTCGCCTCAGCTGCCGTCAAGAACATCACTGGTGTCGAAATCGCCTGGTGGGTATGGGCGTTCGTGGCACTCGCAGTGGTCGGACTGTTGGGGCATCGCCAAATCTCGTTGAGCGCGCGCGTCCTGGGAGTGGCGCTGATCGCTGAAGCCGCGATACTGATGGTCCTCGCCGTTCCGGTGTTGATCAACGGTGGGCCCGAAGGTTTTGACTTCAGCTCGTTCACGCCCGCGGCGGTGTTCGCCGGAGGTGGGACTGGCGCCATGTTCGCCATCGTGTTCGGCGCGTTCCTCGGGTTTGAATCGACGGCGATATATGCAGAGGAAGCCCGGGAGCCGTCCAAGACGGTCCCGCGCGCAATCTATCTCGCAGTCGGGTTCCTGGGGATCTTCTACACCTTCATGGCCTGGATCGTGTTCACCGCATTTGGGAAATCCGAGATATCGGCGGCTGCAACCGAGGACCCGGTCGGTCTGGTCTTCACGGCGCTGGCCACCTACGTCGGGCATCCGGCGGTGGTCGTCACGGAGGTGTTGCTTGTCACTAGCGCATTCGCGTCAGCTCTGGCGTTTCACAACACCGCGATTCGCTACCTGCACACGCTGGGGCGCGAGGGAATTCTGCCTACTGCTTCCGCGAGGCTCCACCCGAAACACGGGTCGCCCTACCGGGCGAACCAGATTCAGGTGGCCATCACGGCCGCAGTGATACTGGCATTTGTGGCCGCGGGGACCAAGGATGCGTATCTCGGATTCTTCCTTCCTCTGGTTTCGGCGGGTGTGTTGGCGGTGATATTGCTGCAGACAGCGTGTTCGGCTGCCATCGTTGTGTACTTCAACATTCGCAACCGTGGTCATGGACTGTCGATTTGGAGCACGTTGGTGGCGCCATCCATCAGTCTTGTTGGCCTGGCCGTCGCGTCCTACCTGGTGGCCGAGAACTTCAGCCTGCTCTCCGGTCAGACCGGATACGTCAACGCAGCGCTGCTGACCAGTCTGCCGTTGCTGGTCATCATCGGAGTGGTGCGCACCTATGTGTTGCGTTCGAAGAATCCCGAGCGGTATCAGCAGTTGACGCGGACAAATGTGTACCGGGCTGAACGGGAGGATTCACCGGAAAGCTCTTCCGCTTAGGGAATTGCCTCCGAGTCGAAAGAGAACTTCTCGATCTTGAGGATCACTGAAGTCTCAACGTGTGTAATTCCCTCCATTGCACCGAGCACATCGGTGGTGAAACTGAGTACGTGAGAGTGGTCTGAGAAGAAGGCCTCGATTATCAGGTCGTGACGGCCGGTGGAGTAGCCGCAGTACCGCACCTCGGGAATTGCGGCCAGTTTCTTGCAGATTGATTTCACGGCTGTAATCTCGGCTGTTATCCCGATAATGGCCGACAGATTCAGGCCCGCCAGGGCGGGGCTCGGAATTGCGACGATCTCCACGGCGCCGGTCGAAAGCAGTCGTGCTACGCGCTTTCGAACCGTGGTCTCGGTGACACCGATTGCTTTTGCGATCTCAACGTTGCTCGCGCGTCCGTTGACGCACAGGAGTCGAACAATCTGCTTATCTGTTTCATCGAAATTGACGGTATCCGCGGAATCGGACACCTCGCGCTGCTGCCCGGGCTCGGATCGGCGTATTTGCCTTCGCGTTGCGCTCACAACTCCTAGAATAAACAGTCCGCTGAAATGCCCGTGAGTGCCCTGCCGGAGTTATCCACAAATAGTCGGCGCGAGCTAGGGCAAGCCAGCTGTTGGGGTCCGGCATGGGCGCATCGGCGGTGGGCAGCCCACGCCTGTCTGGCCGGCCCTGACCCCCGAGCGCATCTGGACGCCGACGTCGCGCGCCCTCCTGACCGCTTGAGCGGGTGGCGCTGTTTCGGCAATCACCCTCAGTGTTGGGGTGATTCGTCCTATGCTCCTGCCAACTTTGCGGGGCAGGAATCGGACGTGGTCGTAGGTGGCAGTGACCGGGGTCGTGCAGCGATCTGAGCGCGCGATCTTCCGTGGGCTGCTGCTGCAATGCGCGCTACGGGTTCTGCTCGCGGCGTTCGTCTTCTTCGCGCTGTTGTTGCAGCCGCCCGACACCTACCGCTGGCCCTACGGGCTGCTGTGGGCGGGCTACGTCGTGGTGGTCATCGGGTGGAGTTTCTGGGCGCTGCGGCCCGCCAATCCCGCCGGTATCGAGACCATGCGTTCGGTGGCGCTGCTCATGCTGTGCGCGGATGTCGCTGTGGTGTCGATACTTTCGGTGGAAACCGGCTTGAGTTCACCCAACACCTGGACCTCCGATGTGCTGCAGCACGGACTGTTCCTGATCCCGTTGATCGCAGCGGCCCAGCTGGATCCGTTCGTGAGCGCCGTGATCGCCATCCCCACCGTTGGTGCCTTCTTCGTCGTGAACTGGGTGGACAAGGAAGCGAACGGCGACGAACCATGGGGCTCAATTCTTTCGACCACAGCGGTGTTGTTCGGGCTGGCGGCGGGTTCGGTGGCGTTGTCCTGGATTCAGCAGACCAATTCGCGAACCATCGCCAATCTGGCTCAGGAACGAACCCACCTGCTCGAGGAGGTAATCAGCCTCGAGAAGCGTGAACGGCAGACTCTGTCGGAACGCCTGCACGACGGCGCACTGCAGTACATCCTGGCATCCCGTCGGGAGATGGAGGAGGTCAGAGAAGGGTCCGGTGATGCGATGGACCGCGTTGATTCCGCGCTCGCCGAGAGTTCCCGACTGCTTCGCGATGTGGTCCGTGAACTGCATCCCGAGGTGCTGGCACGCGCTGGTCTCAAGGCTGCCATTGCCTCGCTGGCTGACGGTATCGCGTCGCGCACCAATCTCGCCGTCCACGTCGAATCCGACGGCTGGCCCGACGACCTGAGCACCGACGCCGATCACCTGCTCTACAGCGCGGCGCGGGAGTTCTCGACCAACGTGATCAAGCACGCCCAGGCCGAGAACCTACGATTCGCGCTTCAGCACGCCGACGGTCGAGCCATGCTGCGCATCGCCGACGACGGGGTGGGCATTCCACCGGAGCGCCTCGCATTGAGTGTGGAGAAGGGGCACATCGGCTTCGCGTCGATTCGAGCCAAGGTGTTGGCTGTCGGTGGCGTGCTCGATATTCACAGTCCACCCGGTACCGAGATCGCGATTTCTCTGCCATCGCACGCAGCGACCTGAGCGGTCGGGCTGAGCGCCCATCGCCATGAGATTCGCCCCAAAAAATAAGGGCGGATTCGGGAGGACATGAGCGCGTCTCATTATCTCCACGCGGTCGGCTCTCATCTCTACGCCGACTCTTTGGATCTGTCACTCCCGAACCCGTCGTGCGGTCGATTTTACGCCGCGAAACGAGCCGATGCCAGAACTATTTTTCGAACCCAGAATCGTTGGCCCGCACCGTGGGTGGTACTGGCCCGGAGCGTCCTACCGGCTCAGAAACCCCATCGATACGTCCCGTCCCGCTGGGCCTGATCTGACGCGGGTTCGCCGGGTACCAGCATGACGTTGTCGCCGACGTTGACGGTGACAACGTTCTCGCCCGCGGGCTCCACAAACGGCAGTTGGAGCAGGCCGTGGAAGTCGTCGGTCCTGACGAAGGTGTGCGCCCGGGCGAACAACGGTTGCACGTCGAAGACCCGCACTCGCAGTTCCTCGCGGCTGAGTCGGCCCAGTTCTCTGCCGGACTCCGGATCTGTGATCACCTGACCGGTGTTGGAACGCACCGCAAAGACCATGCCCGGCGTGACACCGGCTTCGGCGCCCCGGTTGAGGACGAGGGTGTAGTCGTCCTCGATGAGCGCGACCTGCCCTGTGATGTTCTGCCCGCTCACGAGGCCGCCAGGGAGGTGCTTTCTCGCAACGGCGATGTCGATCCGACTCGGATCCGCGGTCGGAGGGTGTGGTCGTCGGCGGGCAGCGGCACGTCAACGTAGTTCGCGGAGTCCTGCTCCGTTCCGAGCGTCAGTTCGACGGCGGTCTTGGCCTGGAAGAGGGCTATGACGGCCTGCTGGTGGCGTTCGGTGCCGAACGAGGTGAGGGCGACTGCGAGCTTCTTGTCGACGTACTCGACCGAACGCTGCAGGTCCGACGTCGTCGGTTCCACGGCGCCACTGTCCGTCTGCTGCGTCCGCTGGTCACCGAGCCCGCTGTACCAGCGATGCCCGAGCGCACCCAGGGCGATCGAGCACACCGGGACCACCACGACGGTGCAGATCAGGCCGAGGGAGTTGTCCAGCGCGATCGAGCCGACAACGCCGAGGAGCATCGCCATGCCCGCGACGAAGAACAGTTGCAGCGCCGGCGGCACTGCGTCGATCGCCCGCCACAGTCGCGTGACGACGCGTGCGCCGTATCGAGCGACGCCGGCGATGAAATGGGCGATACCCGTCGCGGCCTTGAGAGCGACACGGCCCATCTCGTCGGCCTGCTTGCGGGTGAGCGGCGCCTTGGGAGGCGACCACGCCCGCTTGGCGGCCGGCGGCGCGGTGGGCGCCAAGTCGGGCTCGACCGGCGACTCGATCGGCGACGCGGCAGGCTGCGGTTCATCGGTCTTGGCCTCAGCGGCCGGCTCGACCGGCGCTTCGGGTGCCGGGCCAACGTTGGTCCCATTTGCCTCATCAGTCACATTCGTATCTTCTCCCGATTTCGGTCGAATCACGATCCTGGCGCGCCGGGACACGCAGGTTGAACTCTGAAATTCGATACGTGCGATACGGCCAGAACTGCCCGCCGTGGTGAGGGCGTCAGGAAGATGAGAACCATGCGGTCTGTCGTCGCTGGCACGGTGGGCGAACCGTCGGAGGTTCTGCACCTGCAGACCCGCCCCGCTCCGCAGCCCGGCCCCGGCCAGGTCCGGATCCGGGTCATAGCCGCGCCAGTCGAGGCCAGCGATCTACACACCGTCCGCGGCCGATACGGCTTCACCCCGGAGTTCCCCACGGTGCCCGGAATCGAATCCGTCGGTGTGATCGACGAACTCGGCAGCGGCACTGACGGTCTGACCGTCGGGCAACGCGTCATCACGATCGGCGTCACCGGCACGTGGCAGGAGTATGTCGTTGCCGACGCCGAGCGGGTCCTGCCTGTTCCCGCCGGCATGAGCGATTCCACCGCGGCCCAGATTCTCAGCAATCCGCTCACCGCGGTGATCCTGACCCGCGATGAACTCGATGTCCGGCCCGGCGAATGGCTCCTGCAGACCGCAGCCGGTTCGATCGTGGGCCAGTCCGTCATCCAACTCGGAGTGCACTTCGGCTTCAAAACCCTCAACGTGGTCCGTCGTCGATCCGCTGTCGAGGACATCCTCGCGTTGGGTGGCACCGCGGTGATCTGCACGGAGGACGAGGACCTGCGCGAACGGGTCGCCGCGATAGCAGGCGACGACGGCGTGTCCAAGGCGATCGACTGTGTCAGCGGCCAGGTGGGTGCGGATGTGTCGCGTGCGCTGGCACCGCGCGGTGAGCTGGTCGTCTTCGGGGCGCTGTCCACGCACCGCCAAACCGATCCCGACAGACTCACCATCCCCGTCTTCGCGCGCTCACTGATCTACGAGACCAAGACCGTTCGCGGGTTCTGGCTGTTCCGCTGGTTCACCGAGACCCCGAGGGACCGGATGGCCGCAGCGATCGACCGGACACTTCAGCTCGCCCAGTCCGGCGTGTTGCGCGTGCCGGAGGGCCAGCCGATTCCCGTCGAGAAGTTCAGCGAAGCCGTCTATCTGGCCGAAGCTCCCGAACACGGGGGCAAACCTCTACTGGTGTTCGACTAGACGGCAGGGGCGTCAGAACGTGTTGACCAGGGTCCGCGATTCGGCCATCTGGTGCGACATTGTGTAGTGGTGGTAATGCATGGCGCACTTGACCACGCAGATGAACAGCACGCTCGGATCCGGCCGGTGGCGGAGCATCGTCGCCATCCTGTGCCGATAGATTCGGCGCAACTCCGCGTCGGGGACATTCTTCATCAACAGCAGGAACAGGCCAGCCGCTCGAACCGCATCAAATGATCGCGCTCGCCATCTCTGCCACGGATGTCGGTTCAAGTACGCATTTCGAGCCCGGGCGAAATTGAATCCGCGCGCGAGATAGAGCCTCTCGAGGCGATCGAAGTAGGAGTCGGTGTCGTACAAGTCCTGCATCAGACCGATGTACCCGTCGCGCAACGCTTCACGCGTCATCCCGAGTGGAATCACGTTGGTGCCGAACGCCTGCTCCTCGTCGAGATCAAGGCGGCCCTCGTTCTTCAAGCGCGCGTGCAGCGGTGTCTTGGGAATGGCCGAGAGCATGCCGACCATCGCGTGCATGATGTCGGTCTGCCGCATGAAATCACTTTGTGCCTTGAAGATTCGGGCATCGTCGTGGTCGAAACCGACGATCATGCCGCACCAGACTTCGAGTCCTGAGTCTTGTACTTTGCGGACCCGGTCGACGAGCGTCCCGCCCTTGCGCACGTTCTGGTACTTCTTCGTCTCGCGCAGCGATTCCTCATTGGGGGTCTCGATGCCGATGAAGACGGCTGTGATGTTGGCGGCGACCATCAACTCCATCAGCTCGTCGTCTTCGGCAAGGTTGAGTGATGCCTCCGTGAAGAACTGGAAGGGATATCCCTCGGCGACCTGCCACGCGGCAACGTCGCGAAGCAACGTCTTCACCGCGACCTTGTTGCCGATCAGATTGTCATCGACGATGAACGCGATGAGCAGTTTCTGCCTGCGCATGGCCTCCAACTCGGCGATCACCTGCGCACTCGTCTTCAGCCTCGGCTTGCGTCCGAACGTGACGATGATGTCGCAGAACTCGCACTGGAACGGGCAGCCGCGGCTGAACTGAATGCTGCCGAACACGTAGTTCCTGGCTTTCAGCAGGTCATACCGCGGCACCGGCACCCGAGTCATATCAGTGCGCTCGAGTTGTTCGTATCGGTGCTGATGTCGCCCGTCGGTCCACTCGTCCAGAAACTGCGGCCACGTCGTTTCCGCCTCGCCGATGAAGATCACATCGGCGAGGCCGTCGAAGTAATCCTCCTGCACACTGACCCACGGTCCGCCTACGACGGTGAAGACGCCGCGGGCCTTCAGTTCGCGGAGAATCTCACGCATCCGACGGCGCTGGACGACCATGCCGGTGAGCCCCACGATGTCGGCGCGCGCCAGCCGGTCGTAGTCGATCGGCTCGACGTTCTCATCGACGATCGCCACGCTATGTGCGGCAGGCGTCAACGCGGCGATCAGCGGAAGGCAGGCGGTCGGCAGATTGCACTTCTTGCCGAGCAGCGGCAGGGCGTGCTCGAGGCCCCAGTAAGACACCTCGAACCGAGGATTGATCAGGACGATATCGGCCATAGTCGTCTGCTCCGGGTCGCGCCGAAAGGCGCTGGTAAATGCCAGGATTTTAGCACTTTCCGCCTGGTGGGAGGAGTTGGTGCACCGGCTTCTCTACCGACTGCAACGAGTCCGCGGTTGGGGCCTATCGGGTCGGGCGGCCAAGTGACAGGCTTGATCTGTACGGGCCCCGTTGATCGGAGCCGAACTGCGATTGAGGAGCATCGAATGGCCGACAACCGTCTGAGCGAGAAGTTCGACGCGCTGTCCGAGCGGACAAAGGAATCGGCGAACAAGCTCAAGGCCTCCGCAGGACGCGAGAAGGATCAGCTGAAGGCGGACGCCGCCGCAGCGCGCGAACGCGCCAGCTCGACAGCGGAGGAGTTCAAGGAGAAGGTGGGCGAGGCCTCAGATAGGGCGTCGTCGCAGTGGGACGAGCTTCGCGGAAAGTGGAAGGACCACCTCGCCAAGGTGCGGTCAACCATCGAAGCGAAGAAGGAGGAACACGAGGCGAAGGCCGCCGAGCGGTACGCCGACGATGCCGAGGACTATGCCGTGGGCGCGATCTTGTTTGCGGAGAGTGCAATTGCAGAAGCCGAGGCGGCTTGCCTAGACGCTGTCTACGCTCGGGCGAACGCTGTGGCGCTCAATCCCTGAGTGTGCCGTGAACTGATGCGGGTGACGGTGACCCCGATTCGGCACGGCAAATCTGGGCGTTTCCACACGCAACACTTCGTCATTTCTCAGTTGGCGGCCGGACAGTGGTCTGCATGACCGCTATGAATGGCCGGACGGGTGTGGCATCCGGCATGCCTCGTCGCCGGTGGTGGCGGAGTGTGCCCAGGCCCGCTCTCGGCGGAGCATTCGCGGCCATCCTGATCGGCGTCATCTATGCGACGGGGGAGTGGGCGTCCGTGGTGGCCTCACTGGCCGGCTTCGCCACCGCCATCACCTTGATCGCCGCCGCCGTGATCAGCTGGGAGCGCGTCGTCGTGACCGCAGCGTCGGCGGGCCTCGTGGAGCGACCACACTAAACCACCGGCCCGAACACCCTGGGCTCGGATGAGATGGTTTGCAGAGTGCGCACTTTCGTCATTCTGCTCCGTGCAATGCGGGAATCGGTAGGGTCCGAACGTGGCTGGTCGAGACTCGCACTACTGGAGGCGCGCGTTCTGGGCGCTGGTCGGGGTGGCGGTCCTGGGTCTGGGTGCGGCGGTGTTGCGCGTCGCGCAGGTCGGTGTCGACCCCTACACCGCCGCCAACATCGGCATCAGCAACACGATCGGTCTCGATCTCGGCACGTACCAGCTCATTAGCAACGCGATTCTGCTGATTCCGATCGTCTTGTTCGGCCGCATGTACATCGGCGTCGGCTCGTTCATCAACATGGTCATGACCGGCTACTTCATACAGTGGTTCTCGGACCTGTTGAATCCGCTGGTTCCCAGCGACCCCACACGGTTGGTACAGGCCGTCATGTTCCTCGTCGGGATCACCCTGTTCGCCGCCGGCGCGTCGATGTATATGACAGCGGCGCTCGGTAATTCGCCGTACGACGCGATCGCCCCGATCATCGTCGACCACACGCGATTGCCCTACCGAGCGGTGCGCGTGGCCCAGGATCTCGTCTTCGTCGCGCTGGCCCTGGCGTTCCACGGACAGGTCGGCATCGGGACCGTCATGACGGCATTCTTCGCCGGCCCCTTGATCGACTTCTTCACCGAGAAGGTCAACAAGCCCCTGATGAAGAAGGATCTGGCAGCACTCAGTGTGTTCCAGCAGCGTGTCGCGACAACCCGGTGGCACTTCTGACAGCGGCGCCCGTTCGGCGCAGACTGGTGGGGCGCACGCGCCATTCCCGTTCAGCCTGCGCTGGAAGGAAACCCGTGGCCAAGACAGGGCAGTGGACCGGCGACCCGGTCTGGCTCGCCGACGTACTACGGCGCGAGGGTGTCCAGCTCGTCGAGTTCCCCGGCTGGCGCGATCGCGGTCACGGCGACTTCAAGGACATCCGCGGGGTGATGGTGCACCACACCGGATCGGATAACGCGAGCGCCGCCTCCATCGCCTACGGCAGGCCTGATCTGGCCGGCCCGCTGTCGCAGCTACACATCGCACAGGACGGCACTGTGACCGTGGTCGCGGCCGGGGTGGCCTGGCACGCCGGCATCGGCATGTATCCGTGGCTGCCGACCAACATGGGCAACTGGCACATGATCGGCATCGAGTGCGCCAACAGCGGAACCAGCCCAACGGCGCCACACCGCACCAACTGGCCGGCAGCGCAGTATGACGCGCTCGTCGACAGCTGCGCCGCCATCAACCGGCGCCTCGCGCAGAACTCCAGCCGCACCATCGGACACAAGGAGTACGCGGGCCGCTCACAGGGCAAATGGGATCCGGGCGCCATCGACATGGAGATCCTGCGCAGCGACATTCAAGCCCGCATCGGCACCATTCCCGACCCGGCGCCGACACCCAGACCGCCGGTGCCGGTCGGCCAGTTCGCGGACATCCTGCTATTCCGCGGTTCCGAGGGGCCGCAGGTCGCGCAACTGCAGCGCCAGCTCAAGTATGGCTACGAAACCTATGCCGGGGATCTCGTGGTCGACGGTGTCTACGGCACCCAGACCGAGACCGCGGTCAGGGAGTTTCAGCGTCGCGCCCGGGGTCTGAAGGTCGACGGCATCGTCGGCCCTGCCACCGCTGCCGCGCTGAATCTGAGGGTGGTGCCACAACTGGAAGACTGACGATGAGTGGTGCTGTCACATCTGCGGCATCGCATTCACCGGTGACGCTGGACGTAGGCGGGCGATGATGCCATCGAGGTCGAGCACGAACATGTCGGGCCGGAAGACGTGGCCGCCGGGCACCTCATGCGATTCATGCGGGATGCCCGCTGCGTTGAGGCGGTCTCGGAACTCCCGTTGGCCGGCGAGCACCTGAGTCTCGTTGACGCTGTCGAACCAGTTGAGCGGGTCCGGGCTGGTGCCGGCGACCAGGAAGACCCGCTTGTTGCGGTAGCTGTCGATGCGCTCGACCGGATTGTCGGCGCTGACCCGGGCCTGGTCCCACAGCGGCGCGCCGTAGACCGTGCCGCCGGCCAGGTCCAGGACCGCTGAGGTGATGTTTGCCCAATGCACGACCAGGCCGAAGTCGCGGCGCAGACTCGCCGGACCGGAATGGGCACTCACCGAGGCGAAGTGGCCGTAGTACTTGGCTGCGTACTTCAGCGCACCGA from Mycolicibacterium sp. YH-1 harbors:
- a CDS encoding zinc-dependent alcohol dehydrogenase family protein — translated: MRSVVAGTVGEPSEVLHLQTRPAPQPGPGQVRIRVIAAPVEASDLHTVRGRYGFTPEFPTVPGIESVGVIDELGSGTDGLTVGQRVITIGVTGTWQEYVVADAERVLPVPAGMSDSTAAQILSNPLTAVILTRDELDVRPGEWLLQTAAGSIVGQSVIQLGVHFGFKTLNVVRRRSAVEDILALGGTAVICTEDEDLRERVAAIAGDDGVSKAIDCVSGQVGADVSRALAPRGELVVFGALSTHRQTDPDRLTIPVFARSLIYETKTVRGFWLFRWFTETPRDRMAAAIDRTLQLAQSGVLRVPEGQPIPVEKFSEAVYLAEAPEHGGKPLLVFD
- a CDS encoding peptidoglycan-binding domain-containing protein, translating into MAKTGQWTGDPVWLADVLRREGVQLVEFPGWRDRGHGDFKDIRGVMVHHTGSDNASAASIAYGRPDLAGPLSQLHIAQDGTVTVVAAGVAWHAGIGMYPWLPTNMGNWHMIGIECANSGTSPTAPHRTNWPAAQYDALVDSCAAINRRLAQNSSRTIGHKEYAGRSQGKWDPGAIDMEILRSDIQARIGTIPDPAPTPRPPVPVGQFADILLFRGSEGPQVAQLQRQLKYGYETYAGDLVVDGVYGTQTETAVREFQRRARGLKVDGIVGPATAAALNLRVVPQLED
- a CDS encoding sensor histidine kinase, whose product is MAVTGVVQRSERAIFRGLLLQCALRVLLAAFVFFALLLQPPDTYRWPYGLLWAGYVVVVIGWSFWALRPANPAGIETMRSVALLMLCADVAVVSILSVETGLSSPNTWTSDVLQHGLFLIPLIAAAQLDPFVSAVIAIPTVGAFFVVNWVDKEANGDEPWGSILSTTAVLFGLAAGSVALSWIQQTNSRTIANLAQERTHLLEEVISLEKRERQTLSERLHDGALQYILASRREMEEVREGSGDAMDRVDSALAESSRLLRDVVRELHPEVLARAGLKAAIASLADGIASRTNLAVHVESDGWPDDLSTDADHLLYSAAREFSTNVIKHAQAENLRFALQHADGRAMLRIADDGVGIPPERLALSVEKGHIGFASIRAKVLAVGGVLDIHSPPGTEIAISLPSHAAT
- a CDS encoding DUF4070 domain-containing protein, coding for MADIVLINPRFEVSYWGLEHALPLLGKKCNLPTACLPLIAALTPAAHSVAIVDENVEPIDYDRLARADIVGLTGMVVQRRRMREILRELKARGVFTVVGGPWVSVQEDYFDGLADVIFIGEAETTWPQFLDEWTDGRHQHRYEQLERTDMTRVPVPRYDLLKARNYVFGSIQFSRGCPFQCEFCDIIVTFGRKPRLKTSAQVIAELEAMRRQKLLIAFIVDDNLIGNKVAVKTLLRDVAAWQVAEGYPFQFFTEASLNLAEDDELMELMVAANITAVFIGIETPNEESLRETKKYQNVRKGGTLVDRVRKVQDSGLEVWCGMIVGFDHDDARIFKAQSDFMRQTDIMHAMVGMLSAIPKTPLHARLKNEGRLDLDEEQAFGTNVIPLGMTREALRDGYIGLMQDLYDTDSYFDRLERLYLARGFNFARARNAYLNRHPWQRWRARSFDAVRAAGLFLLLMKNVPDAELRRIYRHRMATMLRHRPDPSVLFICVVKCAMHYHHYTMSHQMAESRTLVNTF
- a CDS encoding YitT family protein, which codes for MAGRDSHYWRRAFWALVGVAVLGLGAAVLRVAQVGVDPYTAANIGISNTIGLDLGTYQLISNAILLIPIVLFGRMYIGVGSFINMVMTGYFIQWFSDLLNPLVPSDPTRLVQAVMFLVGITLFAAGASMYMTAALGNSPYDAIAPIIVDHTRLPYRAVRVAQDLVFVALALAFHGQVGIGTVMTAFFAGPLIDFFTEKVNKPLMKKDLAALSVFQQRVATTRWHF
- a CDS encoding Lrp/AsnC family transcriptional regulator; its protein translation is MSDSADTVNFDETDKQIVRLLCVNGRASNVEIAKAIGVTETTVRKRVARLLSTGAVEIVAIPSPALAGLNLSAIIGITAEITAVKSICKKLAAIPEVRYCGYSTGRHDLIIEAFFSDHSHVLSFTTDVLGAMEGITHVETSVILKIEKFSFDSEAIP
- a CDS encoding DUF1116 domain-containing protein, which encodes MTNTNVQIAMLTTESDARRRVANALAVERMLSADPYLVDVAPARDVVPGMTDATILTSGAPLRWEEYTGGQRRSVLNAAVYEGLADSVQDAETAIVAGQITVRSTQQHRCIGSVAGIYTASMPVLVVEERTFGGTSFCNLYEGQSRYKLNYGAYDDEVRAGLRWLEDVMGPVLSDALKLTGPIPLKPMMARALRLGDELHSRNTAGTLLFERELTSAFAELRGTSNADAVAQVVQFFRDNDYTFLRMSMAAAKAMADAAHGVAASSLVTGMVINCQSFAIRLSGMGDQWFTGAHPQLDGRFFDDFGPGDAEWIGGESCFTEVVGLGGFAQAAAPALQAYQGGSYERMRDNNCAMYEIAVAEHPDFLIPALDFRGSPVGIDVVEVLRRGRTPMIDGGLAGRGGGQIGAGLLIPDLEAFQSAFDSYCARYDCTSDSAASSDSTGDQEGPR
- a CDS encoding APC family permease, whose amino-acid sequence is MTRPDSATEPMDPGRAGQPGRRGMGPLELAFFVVAAAGPLLVVAGYTPVAFSVGGVGAPGAQLIASLILLFFAVGLTRMALRIPNAGAFYAYIGQAFGRPAGGGAALLALVAYSTIAIAEVAVVGVFASAAVKNITGVEIAWWVWAFVALAVVGLLGHRQISLSARVLGVALIAEAAILMVLAVPVLINGGPEGFDFSSFTPAAVFAGGGTGAMFAIVFGAFLGFESTAIYAEEAREPSKTVPRAIYLAVGFLGIFYTFMAWIVFTAFGKSEISAAATEDPVGLVFTALATYVGHPAVVVTEVLLVTSAFASALAFHNTAIRYLHTLGREGILPTASARLHPKHGSPYRANQIQVAITAAVILAFVAAGTKDAYLGFFLPLVSAGVLAVILLQTACSAAIVVYFNIRNRGHGLSIWSTLVAPSISLVGLAVASYLVAENFSLLSGQTGYVNAALLTSLPLLVIIGVVRTYVLRSKNPERYQQLTRTNVYRAEREDSPESSSA